In Paenibacillus ihbetae, the following are encoded in one genomic region:
- a CDS encoding nucleotidyltransferase family protein, which yields MRILIAGYGLDPNGFIVSDVSKDKIDDVYMTCIHESIECLKQAFHQQLHSVYLYGSVARGEAIPIKSDLDLIAMFNTQLSSDKLAELNLLAGELSKNYRSLVRDVGIAVAYYDYTLDPANYFENAFLKELCVCVYGEDLGERFGPYKLTAEIPIRFNGDIEQVLERKLARLTTASGEAYKTITKSFARKLIRTFYSMVMVRSQIWTTRLHEQAEVFLQHFPEKKSIIHTLLNWIDGPPMDHKAVYELFKMEGKWASANFMSEAKMSYKAKG from the coding sequence AGCAAAGACAAAATTGATGATGTCTATATGACTTGCATCCACGAATCGATCGAGTGCCTTAAACAGGCATTTCATCAACAACTTCATAGTGTTTATCTGTATGGTAGTGTAGCGAGAGGAGAAGCGATTCCAATTAAATCCGATTTAGACCTTATCGCTATGTTCAATACCCAATTGAGTTCAGATAAGTTAGCAGAATTAAACTTACTTGCTGGAGAACTATCTAAAAATTATCGTTCTTTAGTTCGTGATGTCGGTATAGCTGTAGCGTATTATGATTATACGCTTGACCCTGCAAATTATTTCGAAAATGCCTTTCTTAAAGAGCTCTGTGTTTGTGTATATGGAGAGGATCTAGGAGAACGGTTTGGCCCTTATAAGCTTACAGCAGAGATACCAATCCGTTTTAATGGCGATATTGAACAGGTCCTTGAGCGGAAGTTAGCAAGGTTAACAACAGCGTCTGGAGAAGCTTATAAAACCATAACAAAAAGCTTCGCTCGTAAACTAATCCGAACATTCTATTCCATGGTGATGGTGCGTTCTCAGATATGGACGACTCGACTTCACGAGCAAGCTGAAGTCTTTCTTCAGCACTTCCCAGAAAAGAAATCCATCATTCACACTCTGCTTAATTGGATTGATGGACCGCCAATGGACCATAAGGCTGTTTATGAGTTGTTTAAGATGGAGGGGAAGTGGGCGAGCGCTAATTTTATGAGTGAAGCCAAAATGTCTTATAAAGCTAAGGGGTAG